Proteins encoded together in one Quercus lobata isolate SW786 chromosome 3, ValleyOak3.0 Primary Assembly, whole genome shotgun sequence window:
- the LOC115981722 gene encoding probable E3 ubiquitin-protein ligase XERICO: protein MGLSNFPSPAEGVLPVLVMNTVLSVAFLKNMVRSLLQGTGATASDQNPSNLEEDPDGCAQNARERRISITQFKSLCQNRSIKLGSTSKTRGGSGTSSSSSSNGCTMECCVCLCRFEAEEEVSELSCKHFFHKGCLEKWFDNKHTTCPICRSMD from the coding sequence ATGGGGCTCTCAAACTTTCCAAGTCCAGCTGAGGGAGTACTTCCTGTGTTAGTAATGAACACAGTTCTGTCAGTGGCTTTCTTGAAGAACATGGTGAGGTCTTTGCTCCAAGGGACGGGTGCTACTGCTAGTGATCAAAATCCTTCAAATTTAGAGGAAGACCCAGATGGGTGTGCTCAAAATGCAAGGGAGAGACGCATTTCAATAACCCAGTTCAAGTCTTTGTGCCAAAACAGGTCCATTAAGCTTGGGAGCACAAGTAAAACTAGAGGCGGAAGTGGAactagtagtagtagtagtagtaatgGGTGCACAATGGAATGTTGTGTGTGTCTATGTAGATTTGAAGCTGAAGAGGAAGTGAGTGAATTGTCTTGCAAGCATTTTTTCCACAAAGGTTGCTTAGAGAAGTGGTTCGATAACAAGCATACTACATGCCCTATTTGTCGCTCTATGGACTAG
- the LOC115982444 gene encoding uncharacterized protein LOC115982444 isoform X1: MGILSRSAVSRKPNETMRLIVTTFVGVVLGFFIGVSFPSLSLTKLNLPSSILPSMDLLHVRESGDEKTWLPVNSISSRSTAQNVTNTSKIWVPSNPRGAERLPPKIVAAESDFYLRRLWGNPNEDLKSKPQYLVTFTVGYDQRMNIDAAVKKFSGNFTILLFHYDGRTTEWDEFEWSKQAIHVSIRKQTKWWYAKRFLHPAIVAQYDYIFIWDEDLGVEHFNAEEYIKLVRKHGLEISQPGLEPNKGLTWQMTKRRGDREVHKETDEKPGWCSDPHLPPCAAFVEIMAPVFSRDAWRCVWHLIQNDLVHGWGLDFALRKCVEPAHEKIGVVDSQWIVHQTVPSLGSQGESHDGKKPWQGVRERCRKEWTMFQDRLSKAENQYFKAMGIGSSNSTVH; the protein is encoded by the exons ATGGGAATCCTTTCGCGCAG TGCAGTTAGCAGAAAGCCAAACGAGACGATGAGGCTTATTGTAACTACTTTTGTTGGAGTAGTTTTGGGTTTCTTCATAGGAGTATCATTTCCTTCATTGTCATTAACTAAG CTGAATCTCCCATCCAGCATTCTTCCTTCCATGGATCTCTTACATGTGAGGGAATCAGGCGATGAGAAGACTTGGCTACCTGTGAATAGTATTAGTAGCCGCTCAACTGCTCAAAATGTAACCAATACATCAAAG ATTTGGGTTCCGTCTAATCCTAGAGGTGCGGAAAGACTACCTCCTAAAATTGTTGCAGCTGAGTCAGATTTCTACCTGCGAAGATTGTGGGGTAACCCTAATGAG GACTTAAAAAGCAAACCACAGTACCTTGTAACCTTCACCGTTGGGTATGATCAGAGAATGAATATTGATGCGGCAGTGAaaaag TTTTCGGGAAACTTTACAATCCTTCTATTTCATTATGATGGCCGAACAACTGAATGGGATGAGTTTGAGTGGTCAAAGCAGGCTATTCATGTGAGCATTCGTAAACAGACTAAATG GTGGTATGCCAAGCGATTTCTGCATCCTGCTATAGTGGCCCAATATGACTACATATTTATCTGGGATGAAGACCTGGGAGTAGAGCATTTTAATGCAGAAGA aTACATAAAATTAGTAAGGAAGCATGGCTTGGAGATTTCACAGCCTGGTTTGGAACCTAATAAAGGATTAACATGGCAAATGACAAAGAGAAGAGGTGATCGAGAAGTTCACAA AGAGACAGACGAGAAACCAGGCTGGTGCTCTGACCCACATCTGCCTCCCTGTGCAGC GTTTGTGGAAATCATGGCTCCAGTGTTCTCCCGAGATGCATGGCGCTGTGTGTGGCATTTGATTCAG AATGACTTGGTCCATGGGTGGGGTCTTGACTTTGCCCTTAGAAAATGTGTAGAG CCTGCACACGAGAAGATAGGAGTTGTAGATTCCCAGTGGATTGTTCATCAAACTGTTCCCTCACTTGGTAGCCAG GGAGAATCACACGATGGGAAGAAACCATGGCAAGGG GTTAGAGAGAGGTGTAGAAAGGAGTGGACAATGTTCCAAGATCGGTTGTCAAAGGCGGAGAATCAATATTTTAAAGCAATGGGAATTGGTTCTTCCAATTCCACAGTTCATTAG
- the LOC115982444 gene encoding uncharacterized protein LOC115982444 isoform X2, whose product MRLIVTTFVGVVLGFFIGVSFPSLSLTKLNLPSSILPSMDLLHVRESGDEKTWLPVNSISSRSTAQNVTNTSKIWVPSNPRGAERLPPKIVAAESDFYLRRLWGNPNEDLKSKPQYLVTFTVGYDQRMNIDAAVKKFSGNFTILLFHYDGRTTEWDEFEWSKQAIHVSIRKQTKWWYAKRFLHPAIVAQYDYIFIWDEDLGVEHFNAEEYIKLVRKHGLEISQPGLEPNKGLTWQMTKRRGDREVHKETDEKPGWCSDPHLPPCAAFVEIMAPVFSRDAWRCVWHLIQNDLVHGWGLDFALRKCVEPAHEKIGVVDSQWIVHQTVPSLGSQGESHDGKKPWQGVRERCRKEWTMFQDRLSKAENQYFKAMGIGSSNSTVH is encoded by the exons ATGAGGCTTATTGTAACTACTTTTGTTGGAGTAGTTTTGGGTTTCTTCATAGGAGTATCATTTCCTTCATTGTCATTAACTAAG CTGAATCTCCCATCCAGCATTCTTCCTTCCATGGATCTCTTACATGTGAGGGAATCAGGCGATGAGAAGACTTGGCTACCTGTGAATAGTATTAGTAGCCGCTCAACTGCTCAAAATGTAACCAATACATCAAAG ATTTGGGTTCCGTCTAATCCTAGAGGTGCGGAAAGACTACCTCCTAAAATTGTTGCAGCTGAGTCAGATTTCTACCTGCGAAGATTGTGGGGTAACCCTAATGAG GACTTAAAAAGCAAACCACAGTACCTTGTAACCTTCACCGTTGGGTATGATCAGAGAATGAATATTGATGCGGCAGTGAaaaag TTTTCGGGAAACTTTACAATCCTTCTATTTCATTATGATGGCCGAACAACTGAATGGGATGAGTTTGAGTGGTCAAAGCAGGCTATTCATGTGAGCATTCGTAAACAGACTAAATG GTGGTATGCCAAGCGATTTCTGCATCCTGCTATAGTGGCCCAATATGACTACATATTTATCTGGGATGAAGACCTGGGAGTAGAGCATTTTAATGCAGAAGA aTACATAAAATTAGTAAGGAAGCATGGCTTGGAGATTTCACAGCCTGGTTTGGAACCTAATAAAGGATTAACATGGCAAATGACAAAGAGAAGAGGTGATCGAGAAGTTCACAA AGAGACAGACGAGAAACCAGGCTGGTGCTCTGACCCACATCTGCCTCCCTGTGCAGC GTTTGTGGAAATCATGGCTCCAGTGTTCTCCCGAGATGCATGGCGCTGTGTGTGGCATTTGATTCAG AATGACTTGGTCCATGGGTGGGGTCTTGACTTTGCCCTTAGAAAATGTGTAGAG CCTGCACACGAGAAGATAGGAGTTGTAGATTCCCAGTGGATTGTTCATCAAACTGTTCCCTCACTTGGTAGCCAG GGAGAATCACACGATGGGAAGAAACCATGGCAAGGG GTTAGAGAGAGGTGTAGAAAGGAGTGGACAATGTTCCAAGATCGGTTGTCAAAGGCGGAGAATCAATATTTTAAAGCAATGGGAATTGGTTCTTCCAATTCCACAGTTCATTAG